Below is a window of Lacrimispora xylanolytica DNA.
TTAAACGATTTCTTGCGTTATAATTTATATAACTCTTCTTAGGAGTGCCGTATTTCCCCAATCCTGCGGTGCTCCATTTTTTATTGTCTTTTTCCAAAAGCATACATTTCCCCTTATTTTTCATAAAAGTATCAAATTCTGCATCCCTTCCCCATATGATGATTTTTTTCGTCTTTTTTTACAAACTATTTCATTAGTTTTAAATATTCTGGTTTCACAAACTCTTCATAATTCTATCAAATATTAGACACACTTTTTTCTTATATTAATATCTGAAAACAGGCCCATGTGACCTTTTAAATAGACTTTTTTTCATACCTGCCGGCAAAGTAATTTTGCCGGCTTCCTCTATGTTATGGACCGCAATTATCAGGAGATTTTTAAAGCAGGTTGGCAATAACCGAGTTGTTGCTGTTTTTTCATCATGATACAATGGGAATATTGGACATCATGAAGCCGCAGCATGCGGAGAATGGAGCTTTTATGAAAAAACATTATGAAAAAATTCTATGGGACTGTGACCTTTGGGTCTCTCAGGTAATCCATTTTCAGGTTACAGACCCTTCCAGTGAATTCTATGGAGGATTCAGAGACCATGACGGTCTGGTAGAGCCTAAATATGCCATCTTCCAGGTTACAAATATGACTGCAAGCTTCTTAAACAGCCAGAGCCGTTATTATGGAAGCAAGGACATCTATAGCAGAATTACCATTGCCCTGGATTACATAAAAAGAGGTCAGAGAGAAAATGGATTTTTTGACCTCATTAACTGCAACTTTTATTCCGGAGCGGATACTGCTTTCTGCCTGGACGGGCTTTTGCCTGCATATTTGTATGTAAAGCGGTTATTAGAAAATGAAATAGAAAGTCCGGTTCAAATGGATTTACTGGTTCCTTTGAAAGATACGATGGAAGCCATTTTGATTAAGGGCGGAAAGGCAATGATTGGAAGTGGATTTCATACTCCTAACCACCGCTGGGCCATTGCTTCTGTTCTTCAAATGCTTACTTCCATCACTGGGGATGAATCCTTTCAAAAAGGCGCGGAAGTATTTATGGTGGAATTTTGCGACTGTAATGAGGATGGAGAATATGCGGAACGTTCTGCTGGGGGATACAATTTAGTAAACAATAACGCTATGATTATGCTGGCTCTTGCAACGGGTGATGATTCCTATTATGTGCCTGTAAAGCGGAATCTCAATATGATGCTTACATACATAGAGCCGGATCAGAGTATCTTTACCAACAACTCTACAAGACAGGATCGGGGGGTGAAAGTTTATCCCGTTGGATATTATCTAGAATACCTTTATATGGGTATTATATTTGAAAATGAGACCTTTTTAAAGGCTGCCTGCTCTATTATGAATATTGCGGAAGAGAAGCAAATTAGCATGGAGGGTTTTCTTATTCATTTCATGCTCATGCCAAAGCTGTTAGAGTTTGAATATGAAACTTGCGGGCTTTTAACAGACTATTGCCGATATTATAAGGATTCTGGTATCGTTCGATTGCGCAGAGGAGGTTATTCTGCTTCTATATTAAATGGCAGTCCTACCTTTCTGTTCTTCCAGCATGGGGATTTTTCTGTGAGCATGAAAATTGGGGCGGGCTTTTGTGAGCATCGGTATTTTACTGCTCAGAGCATTACCAGTGTTTCTGAAACGGGAGGCTTTCAGTTAAAAGAGACGAAAACTGGCTGGTATTATCTTCCCTTTGATGAGCCACAGGATACTACGGATTGGTGGAAAATGGACCATACGAAACGAGATAAACTTTATGGCCCGGATATGATTTTTGATATTGTAATAGAAGAAGCTGAAAATGGGATTGATGTGAAGATAAAAACAGAGGGAATCGACCGGGCGCCTCTACGGGTTGAATTGGCCTTTGATGGTGGGTGTCGGTTGGAATCTGAGCATTTTATTGCTGAAGGGGTTAAGGGCGGGGGTATGGTAGCCAAGGCTGGCACTGTGACCGCTACAAAGGGGAAATATGCCATTACGGCTGGTCCTGGGTTTGGGGAACATAATTATGTGGCTGGGAAGTTTGGAAGCCAGAATCGCTCCAGTGAGTGCTTTACTGTTTATTTTACGGATTTTACCTGCTTTGAGCATACTATTTCCCTTAGGGCGGTTCCGGCGGCTTATTGAGATGTGATTCGGAAAAAACAGAGAATGTACCTAACTATTATAACACAGCTGAAAAAGTCAACCATAGCAATAATTATGGACATGTTAAAAGAAGTTGCCACTCTCATGACTATACATCAGCTATGAAAGCGGCAACTCCACCGTTTAACTTACTGTTAGTATACCCGTGAACTATTTACACGGGGGAATCCCAAAGTTTATGTAAACCTTCAAACTGATGTAAAATAAAATTACTCAGTCTGGAGGTTTTATTTTATAGCAGAAAGAAGAAGGGATTAATGCTGTTATACAGCAATTTTATGAAGTAATATAACGAAACCATCTCGCATATAATCGAATATCCATAAATTCTTCCAAATCTACAAGTTATGGCTATAGATTCCAATTTTCTTTCAAGAATTAGAAGTGTTGCAAATTTTAGCCTGAGGGGCATGAAGTATTAACAGGAATTGTAGATACGGGAATAGATTACAGATATTTTATTTAACTGGATAAATATCCACTGTTACAGACAATAATTATGTTAACAACAATATATATCTTTATGCAAGCCGATGATATATCAGTACACTCGTTGTAAAGCCTGAATTTCAACACCAGGTGTGAATGTAATTGGACCAACCTTAAAATTGATTATTAATATAGGAGATGTTGTAGAAATGATAAATGGGAATTATAAAATTTATTTAATAACCATGGATAAAAGTGATCAATTTTGGGAGGTTATGGATAATGGTGCTAGAGAAATGGCTTCTATGTTAGGTGTTGCATATGAATGGGACGCCCCCTTAACAAGAGATATATATAAACAAATTCAAATATTTAATAATGCCGTAGTAGCGGGAGCCGATGCAATATTGCTAGCAGCAAGTGATCCTTTAAAGATTTCAAGCGCAGTTGAAGAAGCGAAAGCATTGGGTGTAAAAATCATTTATGTTGATGCACCAGCGTTTGAAGAAGCAGTCACAACTTTAGCTACAGATAATTATACAGCTGGTAAGATAGCTGGAGAAAATATGTTTTACGAATTAGAGGAGTTTGGTCTCACAAATGGTTCAATAGGAATCATTGGGGTAACTCCTGAAAATAGAACGACTGTAAATCGGGAAATAGGATTTCGCGATTATTTTAAGTTGTTTGTTAGATATCAAATATTAGAAACAATATACACGAATGGTGACCCAGAGTTAGCAAAACAAGCAACGGAAAAATATATAAGAGACAATCCCAATCTTGTTGGTATTTTTTCAACAAATGAGGGATCTACGTTAGGGATGGGGTACGCTTTGAGAGATAATGATATAAATATTATCGGTATCGGATTTGATATTACACCTGTAATTCAGGAAATGATAAGAGATAATACTATAAAAGCTACATTGGTACAAAATCCATTTACAATGGGCTATTTGGGTATGGCTGAGGCAGTTGCTGCATTAAGGGGATTTGATACAGGTCCACAATTAATTAATACTGGAGTATCTGTAGTTAATATATATACACCAAGTCGAATATTATCATAATTAACTATATTGAGAAATAAGGAAATTAAAATAACACCTGTAGAAAGAAATCATGTTATGAGTGATGAGATGTAAAAAAAAATGAACGCAGCGGTACCGGTATTGAGATTTGATACTCAGCCCATTGATTCTGTTTTATCCAGAACGATTGAATGAATATCTATAAAGGAAAACCGGTCTGACAGTTTGTCATAACTGTCTGGGGGAGACCGTTTCAAAGTCCGTGTAAACTCCAAAAACTGATATAAAATATTGATTGTTATTTATGGGCAAGGCCATTTTTCATTGGTTCTTGCCCATGCTTGTATTATAAAACTGTTTTTGGGGTTGTCAAGTAAAACTCCCCTTTGGCAGTCTTAATACCTTGCTCTTTAATTTTTAAGATAACCTTTCTTCAAAGAAAATCTCCAACTGGGAATGGATCTGACCCCAATCCTGACGGTGGCCCGTCCATTTTTTGGTGATATCCATAGTTGCCAGGTATAGCATTTTTAGCAGGCTGTCATCTGTGGGAAATATCGTCTTACTTTTCGTGACCTTTCGGAGCTGCCGGTAAAAGCCCTCTATGGCATTTGTGGTGTAAATAATTCTACGTACAGCCTCAGGATATTTAAAATACGTGGATAGATTAGCCCAGTTATCCCGCCAGGACTTTGTTATTTTAGGGTATTTCCCGCCCCATTTGTCATCAAATAGATCTAGTTCACTTAGTGCGATATCTTCTGTAGGTGCAGCATACACACGTTTTAAATCTACCATAAGTGGCTTGATATCTTTGTAGGATACAAACTTCGTTGTGTTACGGATTTGATGAATAATGCACTGCTGAATTTCAGTTTTTGGAAAAACCTCCTCAATTGCCTGGGGAAAACCGGTCAGGCCATCCACACATGCAATCAGGATATCTCGGACTCCACGGTTTTTTAAACCGTTCATAATTGACAGCCAGAACTTCGCACTTTCGTTCTCGCCGACATACATTCCAAGAACATCTTTATGTCCACTCATATCTATGCCAATGGCGATATAGACAGCTTTTTTTTACGATTCGGCCTTCGCTTCTGACATGAAAATGGATGGCATCCATGAATACTACGGCATAAATATCTTCCAGTGGGCGTTCTTGCCAGGGTCTGCCCCCTTGGGCACTCTTTTACAATAGGGAGTATTTTATCTGTAATGCGACTTATTGTACTGTCCGAGATATCTACTCCATAGAGATCCTGCATATGACTTTCAATATCTCCGGTGGTCATCCCTTTGGCATACATGGAGATGATTTTTTCTTCCATGTCCTGAGACAAGGTGTTTTGATACTTCTTGATAATCTTAGGTTCAATCCCCATTTCGATCACGAGGAACGTCCAGCTCCATATCTCCATAGCTAGTATGTAATGTTTTTGAATTATAACCATTTCTGCTGTTATCTGTTTCTTTGTTGCGGAAGTCGTACTTGGTGTAACCCAGTTCCTCCTCCATTTCGCCATCCAGACTACCTTCCAGGATGACAGACATCATTTCTCTCATGAGACCATTGACATCTGTTCCATTCTTAACTGGATTTTCTTTCAGATATCCATTCATCATTTCACGTAGTGCCTGTCTTTCGGGAGACTCGTCCCTTCTTCTTTTTGCCATAAAATAAAACCTCCAAACTGAGTAATTTTATTTTACATCAGTTTGAAGGTTTACACAAACTTTGGGATTCTCGGGCAACTCTATTGTTTAACTTACTGTTAGTAACCCCGAACTATTTACACTAAAAATGTTGCGGAGACTTTAACCTTCACCAACTTGGATTTTTAGATATTATGTTTGAATTATCCTAGATTTTCTTTTATCTGCCTAACCTTATCCATAATTTCTTTTTCACTGAAGTACATATTAGGGATTTTTAGTTCATCATCATCGTCAGAAAATCTTCCTGTCATTTCACACAATTCTCCAAACAAACGATTTTCCTCATTACTCAACTCATCATAGTTTACCTCTAAATCATAAATACGTGTAAATTCATCGCAAAATGTTTTAACGATATATGAACCCTTTACTAACCCATTTATTAAATACCAAAGACTTTCTTTTTCTGTCATCTTTATACACCCCTATTTTTTTATTTCTGGTAATTTTCCCATAGCCTTTCTTGCATATTCAAAGTGATAAACTTGATTAGTCGTTGAATCATACAGAACTTCTAAATTGTACAATTTACCATTTTTAGTGATTGTAGTATAGTACATTGTTGCACTTGAGCCTCTTGGATCAGGAAATGCTTCTCCTTTTCGTATAGCGTCTTGTAGTGTTTGAATAGGTATTTGCCTCCCGCTTTCTCCCATATGTTCCAATGCTTTTTTAGAGAAATTCAGTCCATCATCTAAATTAGAATATTGCCCCGCCCCCTTAGCAATTTTCATTTGTTGCGCTTGCAGTAATTGCCTGGTCTGCGTGAAACCTGTAGCACCAGCAGGAGCCACGGTTGCTACACCACCCCCAAGTCCTGATGCAACTGCACCAGTTGATGCCAGCGCACTACCAGTAGCTCCATATGCAAGTGCCCCACCACCAGCTAGACCAGCTGTAGAGCCTACAGCAGCGCCTTTCAGAACTGCATTTAATGAAAATTCACCTTTCAGAGCTGAAATTACTCCATTTGAAAATCCTCCAGCTACTAAACCACCTACAACAGCGAGAACCAAAAATGGAACATGACCGGTAGGATCAGTATATAAAACAGGATTATTATGACAATAAGTATACTTATTCAAACTTAGAGGATCTGTAATTTCCAGTTCGTTAGGCATTTTCCGGGTTGTCTTTTCTACGCTGTCCTCAGTAAGAAAACGACCGGTTTCAGATCTGTAACTTCTTGCTCGCAAATAGTAGGTTTTTGTATCTATGTCTAAATACTCCCCACAATAACGGAACGGATTCTCCTCCTCTTTATCTGGAGTTTTCTCAATTCCAAAAGCATCATACTCATACGAACCTTTACAAATTCCGCTTTGACTCCACAGTTGGGTTACATCCCCATGTTCATTAAATATATAATAGTATACCACATTATCTTTTTCACAGGCAATCAGATTGATTCCTCTTAAATAGGTTTTAATCTGTTGGTTTTCAATCTGTTCCGCTACAATATTCGTTCCATCCCAGCAATACAAATTCGTTTTACTCTGGTTCTCAGTGAGTTTCCTAACTTCAGTGCTATGGCGCAGGCCATCTCCCCGGTACTGGTACGAAATTTCTTTCTCATCCTGATTTATTCTGGTTAGTTGGTTGAATCCATCATATTGTCTCCACTCATAAACTGACGGAGTCTCCCTTTGATAGGTCCCTGATAACCTGACATTTCCCGGATAATTCGGTGTTGGCGCTGTTTTTTCCCATATGCGGAAGACTTCATTCCCATTATCATCATAACGGTACTGATAAGTTTCGGTTATTTTTCCCTGCTTTTTTATTTCCTTTACAAGCCTATTATTCAAACCATACTCATAACTGGTGACACTGACGAGCTCATCCTTTGTTCTTCCCTCCACCATTACTTTCATACGGTTGGAGTAGGCATCATAGGTATAAAGAGTCCGCTTCCAGTCGGAATAATCTTCTTCTGTCAGACGACCTAGCCGATCATATTGATACGATATGATTGTTGGGGTAGAACCAGCTTTATTAATCTTGCTTAGAATGTTCCCTGACACATCATAGGTGTATTCCCAAGAAGAAATTACGGTTCCCTGCCGTTTATTCTCCAATGATATTATCCTGTTTCCATCATTATATTTATAAATGGTTTCCATACCGGACTGGGGATAGCGGAGGGCTTTACGATTGCCTTTTTCATCGTATTCGTACTCTGCCAGTATAGTCCCTGTTGCATTGTCTTTTCTTACCTGCTTTAAACGGGATAAGTCATCATATATGTAATACAGACTGACCTCCGGATTTGTTTTTCCTTTACAAACCAACTGAAAGGATTGACGGTTTCCATACATGTCATAAGTATAATCTTTTTCTGCATTTCCCGGATCTTCCTGTCGAGTGAGCTGGCCTTTATTATTGTAGTAATACTTCGTCTCCAGGAGGACGGTTTGTTTTCCTCCCCCTGACTCCCGACTGACTTCACTAATCCGCTTTCCGTTCTTACCATAGGCATACTCCCGCTCGCTTACTGTCATTCCATCAGGAGTTTTCTTTTGCACGTTTTCTCTTATCAGGCGTTCCAGAGCATCATGTTGATAAACGGTGTGGTCCTTATTTCTGTCTATTTTTTTCTGCAGCCTTCCAGCTTTGTCATACTCATGGTATTCCGTATAGCCGCAGGAATCCGTCATTGCCGTGACATTTCCAAAGCGGTCATAGGCGTATGTTGTCACCTCACGCCCTTCACCTGATGGGGTATCTCCGGCTCTCCTCAAAATGACCTGATTCATTGCATCATATCGGCAGGTGGTCCTAATCCAGTTGTTCGGACTAAGGAATTGATAGGTATCGGTTAAACGGTTCCTGGCATCATAAACGTACTGATTCTCCTGCCAGCCATCTTTTTGAGCTTTCTTTTCCCATATTACATTCCCGTTTCCATCATAGTAATATTTTACAATGCTGCTACGCTGGTCAAACGGCGTGGTGATTTGAACCAAACGTCCTGCCTTATCGTATTGAAATTCGGTTTTCTTTCCAGCCTCATCCCATTGGAATCGTTTATTGCCTAACGCATCATATTGAATGCTAGTAATTCGCTCCTGGCCGGAGTCAGTCCGTATGTGTTTTACTGGTCGGCCGGCATAATCGTACCCCCAACGTTCCGCTTTGTTCCCGGCATCAATTTTGAGGATATTGTTTCCTGCATTGTCATATTCGTAGGTAAATATTCTGTCTCCGGCTAAAGTTTCCTTCCGGATCCGATTTTTCTGGTCTTTATAACATACCGTCACCAGATCCGGAGCGGAGGCATCTCCTATGATTTTTTTCAGTTCACGATAGTACTTTCTGCCATCTGATAAATCGGTAAATACCTCATTGTATTCATACCTCTCCTCATAACCGACTTGTGGAATCGTTCGGGATAGCACCCGGCCAAATGAATCGTAGGTATAACGCTCGGTCTTTCTTACTTGGTCTGCTGCTGTGCCGTTCC
It encodes the following:
- a CDS encoding substrate-binding domain-containing protein, yielding MINGNYKIYLITMDKSDQFWEVMDNGAREMASMLGVAYEWDAPLTRDIYKQIQIFNNAVVAGADAILLAASDPLKISSAVEEAKALGVKIIYVDAPAFEEAVTTLATDNYTAGKIAGENMFYELEEFGLTNGSIGIIGVTPENRTTVNREIGFRDYFKLFVRYQILETIYTNGDPELAKQATEKYIRDNPNLVGIFSTNEGSTLGMGYALRDNDINIIGIGFDITPVIQEMIRDNTIKATLVQNPFTMGYLGMAEAVAALRGFDTGPQLINTGVSVVNIYTPSRILS
- a CDS encoding RHS repeat domain-containing protein yields the protein MDDKKNLENHIEIDKWDEPDTNTDENVLGEEKMEEKSLKTQLSQAVLSSEEDGFSNIKQYPESPFTYFESNKVNIQLSTGNLQYETTDFVLPGRDGFDVTIARRYDSGCANLVDMAPYVINSMLLTGSIDNFFYTSTYGLGHGWSFVLPSIETVQNLRWAWLPYLVGTRSYNYILHLEDGRNLEISRYSDRFENYNLKDVSIVTRSGTLRHPYAMDITKRYNIIIEYKNGNKDYFQSSGGDDGDRDTSNAIDFSLVARQDKFGNTIFYDLRKYGGMKIVDTWGRIINLEKNDSGLIWKLPESAAGKACEISYDIERRNAYKLIAVTDPVGRMTQYSYYNLDEHKGSMKCASPSVAGNNTKTQTRRYMLLKNVTYPNNASTQFIYDRDISIENDVGGQITHFALTMKRDIVDGTEYNRGEYKYTLDSGSANSGEYIEYAEVKTHQDIIETHRFDNEGLLLKKEVRHHNSLISKSTYKYSNKLVVSAVDQVFDRNNESKFLEKKTLWKYSADQKANIIQLIEEYPDDPFCNQEINTTYGDYSIVLETGRKNGSDQIKETNELYAELGNRVIKYHRLYENGVLKEKMGYDYKDPPNPYCVTNERRYFLTDGGNLEQSGDYAETIYKYSTPFSTDSRYTHNFISKEQTGIIDADGRPCDSIKEEFQYDNWGRLISKKDSRNQVSTIRYDRLGRVEAETLPPVDGQQAVNETYYNDRLNYITETDANHNKRRIQYTPLGQIQQVCLAVSNEPASGDVVLQDFRYNSWGELTEVVTYNGNGTAADQVRKTERYTYDSFGRVLSRTIPQVGYEERYEYNEVFTDLSDGRKYYRELKKIIGDASAPDLVTVCYKDQKNRIRKETLAGDRIFTYEYDNAGNNILKIDAGNKAERWGYDYAGRPVKHIRTDSGQERITSIQYDALGNKRFQWDEAGKKTEFQYDKAGRLVQITTPFDQRSSIVKYYYDGNGNVIWEKKAQKDGWQENQYVYDARNRLTDTYQFLSPNNWIRTTCRYDAMNQVILRRAGDTPSGEGREVTTYAYDRFGNVTAMTDSCGYTEYHEYDKAGRLQKKIDRNKDHTVYQHDALERLIRENVQKKTPDGMTVSEREYAYGKNGKRISEVSRESGGGKQTVLLETKYYYNNKGQLTRQEDPGNAEKDYTYDMYGNRQSFQLVCKGKTNPEVSLYYIYDDLSRLKQVRKDNATGTILAEYEYDEKGNRKALRYPQSGMETIYKYNDGNRIISLENKRQGTVISSWEYTYDVSGNILSKINKAGSTPTIISYQYDRLGRLTEEDYSDWKRTLYTYDAYSNRMKVMVEGRTKDELVSVTSYEYGLNNRLVKEIKKQGKITETYQYRYDDNGNEVFRIWEKTAPTPNYPGNVRLSGTYQRETPSVYEWRQYDGFNQLTRINQDEKEISYQYRGDGLRHSTEVRKLTENQSKTNLYCWDGTNIVAEQIENQQIKTYLRGINLIACEKDNVVYYYIFNEHGDVTQLWSQSGICKGSYEYDAFGIEKTPDKEEENPFRYCGEYLDIDTKTYYLRARSYRSETGRFLTEDSVEKTTRKMPNELEITDPLSLNKYTYCHNNPVLYTDPTGHVPFLVLAVVGGLVAGGFSNGVISALKGEFSLNAVLKGAAVGSTAGLAGGGALAYGATGSALASTGAVASGLGGGVATVAPAGATGFTQTRQLLQAQQMKIAKGAGQYSNLDDGLNFSKKALEHMGESGRQIPIQTLQDAIRKGEAFPDPRGSSATMYYTTITKNGKLYNLEVLYDSTTNQVYHFEYARKAMGKLPEIKK